Within the Flavobacterium sp. 9R genome, the region GAAGCACTCGTTTCTCTTATTAAAATGGTGTATCCAAAAACAGGTTTTCCTTGTGGAGCTTGCCAAACTAATACAGACGAATTGGTTAGTTCTTTAACTTCAATTCCGACGTTTTCTGGTGCTTTTGGTGACCAAGCTAAATTGCTGAAAGTAGCCAAATTAGAGCAGGTTACTTTGCGCATATATTCAAAGTCCATAAACTCGGGTAAATCACCATATTGAATGTTGTTTTCTTTGCGTACGTTTTGATGTTGATGGTCATAGTTCTCATTCATTTCACAAAAACGTATGGCAGTAAATCCATTTTGGCTAAAGGGAGTGTGGTCACCACCTCTTAAAAAGCGGTCATTTCTATACACCAATTGAATGTCTAATTGAGACACATATTGTTGGGTCACTGTTTTGATATAACGTGCCAATTGTCGGGAAGGACTATCGTTGTCTCGGTTAGTAGCTTTTCTCATTTTCGCTTCGGCCTCCGTTTCGGTATAAGGAATCGTTTCACTAAATACGCGAACTTGAGTGTTGTCGCGAAGTTGGGTACCACTTGATAAGCTATTGCCAATCATATCATTATTGAGCATTGCGATTAGGTTCCATTTTTGTTCTTTGGCTATATCGGCCAAATGTTTTGCTCCATATAATCCTTGTTCTTCTCCAACAACAGCAACAAATATGAGGGTAAACGGAAATTCTCTTTGGCTCATGATTCTGGCTAATTCCATCACACAAGCTACTCCAGAACCATCATCATTGGCTCCTGGCGCATCTGATTTGGCATCCATTACATCAGAAGCACGAGAATCCAAGTGCCCACTAATTATTAATACACGATTATCGGTTGGGTCAGTTCCTTTTAGGGTTGCCATTACGTTGCCTAGTTCACTATCCACAGCGATTCGTTTGCCATCGGCTTTGATGGTGAAATAGTCGATTTTAGAAGTCAATCGTCCATTAGAAGCTAATGCATATTTGTCAAATTCTGATTTTACCCAGCGCTGAGCAGCACCTATTCCGCGTGTGTTACTTTTAGTGTCACTTAAAGTATGTCGCGTACCAAAAGAAACTAATTTCTTTACAATGGCTTCTAGGTTTTCGGTTTTGACTTCATTCACCATTTTCAAGATTTCTGGGTCGGAAGTTGTGATTTGAGAGTGTAAATTTGGAACTACAAAGAGTAGTAAAAAGAGTTGAAAAAGTAAAGTTGGTTTCATTGGAGTTAGTTTGATTTTT harbors:
- a CDS encoding M28 family metallopeptidase; its protein translation is MKPTLLFQLFLLLFVVPNLHSQITTSDPEILKMVNEVKTENLEAIVKKLVSFGTRHTLSDTKSNTRGIGAAQRWVKSEFDKYALASNGRLTSKIDYFTIKADGKRIAVDSELGNVMATLKGTDPTDNRVLIISGHLDSRASDVMDAKSDAPGANDDGSGVACVMELARIMSQREFPFTLIFVAVVGEEQGLYGAKHLADIAKEQKWNLIAMLNNDMIGNSLSSGTQLRDNTQVRVFSETIPYTETEAEAKMRKATNRDNDSPSRQLARYIKTVTQQYVSQLDIQLVYRNDRFLRGGDHTPFSQNGFTAIRFCEMNENYDHQHQNVRKENNIQYGDLPEFMDFEYMRKVTCSNLATFSNLAWSPKAPENVGIEVKELTNSSVLVWQAPQGKPVFGYTILIRETSASHWQKAIFTKENKIEIPYSKDNYFFAVQSVDALGHASLPVFPIPIR